The Fusarium falciforme chromosome 14, complete sequence sequence TTGTCACTCTGCGTGATTCTTGgctcggcggcgaggagggatTGGCATGAGGCTGTTATGGCTGCAGTGAAGCTATACGGGTCAACTAGGCAGGATTAGCATTTGCAGACGTCCAGCAAAGGGGACCTGTGGGTTTGAGTCACCTTTGGGGCCGGCGTTGCTAAATGAGGGTTCGGATGTCTCCCGTTTCGATTTGATCACTCGATTCCCGACAATGGCCCTTGGGGTGGCGATGCTGCGTGGCCAGCCAACGGCAGTTGTCACATCATCGATGGCATCAAGCATCTCGGGTGTTGCTTTCAAAAGCGTGATGCTAAAGCCTGAAGCGTCAAGGCTTGTCATGAATGTGCCGGAAAGCACTCGAATAACCGGCAGGTTCTGCTTGTCTAGGCTTGTTAGCTCGGATCAACATCAGAGTCGAGTTGACTCACCTAGACTCTCCAATAGATGGTGAAGGATGGCGCTCATCTCCAGCTGCGATGTTCCACCGAGGTTGTTCAACAACAGCACCGGTGTTTGCCCCCCAAAATCGACGTAAGCTCGGTCCCTGTCATCCATCCCTGTCAGCAACTCCAACATACGATCAATAAGCTCATCCAGTGTAGGGCGAGGATTGAGAACGTAGAGGCCAGGCTCATTGTGGATGCCCATGCCGAGCTCCAGTTGAACTGGATCCCTTTGAGGAGCAGTGCCGGGGATGTTCACATGTCCTTGCGAGACGCCGCAGGTCACGAGATTCTTGGTGACTTGGCTGCCGATAGCGAGTAGCTCGTCAATGGACTTACCCCTTGCAGACAAGGCCCCAAGAATCTTGTGAACGAGCACCGTCCCAGCCAGTCCCCGTCTGCCAACCTTTCCACTTTGTTCACGGCCAACAGCCACATCATcgctgacgacgaggacttCAACGCGCTGACCCCATCGCGCACGAGCCTTCTCCGCTGCTAGATTGAAGTGAAAGATGTCCCCGGTGTAGTtcttgacgatgaggatggtgCCGGCGGGGCCGCCCACTGAGTGTATTGCCTCAACAATCTGCGACACCGAGGGCGAGGCAAAAACATGACCCGATACGGCGGCACTCAGCATGCCCTGTCCAACAAAAGCTGCGTGCGCGGGCTCATGGCCTGCGCCGCCTCCGCTGATAAGTGTGACGTGCTTGGATGGGTCATGGGTCGATCGGGAGATGACTGTTATGCGCGTTAGCTATCAGAATATTGAGATATCAAGAAACTTACTCTTgttctcgaggtcgaggacaAGCTCAGGAGAGGTTTTGCAGAGCCCCTGAAGCGCGTCTTGGACCAGTGCCTGGCTATCAGTGAAGAAGCTTGTGTCAGCCATATTGTCACTACAAATCTGTACCGTGGCGGCAGCTATATCAAAGTgaactatttattaaatcATGGCTCAATGGCGCCGTGTTCTCTTTAAAATAAACAGATCGGAGTCTCTCATGATTCTTCCAGCGTAAAGGTTGCATCCTCGCGGCTCCGTACATTGATCTCCGTTAGATAAATGGCTCTCCCGTCCCGCTTCGGCTATCAAAGGCTAGTGGAAGGATCGGCTTAACAGCGCCCTTCGGAAAAGCAGACGGCAAGATTTTCCCGAGCCGTCCGTCAGCCCCCTATTCCGCTAACCATTGCCATGTTGCTTCCCTGTAAATCAAGGAGGATCTGCGAATTGAGAGCCTTATACAAACACAACCAAAACATTTCCAAAAATGCGAAGtgctaagaatatattagaaTTAAGTTGTGACGTCTggtgtttcccaagggaaTAAAGCGGGCGTACTGGGTTCATTATTGGCAGAGAGTCTCGGCGTTGTTGTGCAATGGTGGTTAGTGTCGGATTGGACCCTGTACCACAGCTCTGAGGGTGATCATGTGCCTTCAGTGTCTGGCCGGGTGATCTCTGGCTCATTAGATAGACTAGGGCTAATTAGGaatactattttaatatattttttaaaaaaaaggaattatttttttttaaaaaaaaaataacatatgaattaaaattatttataaaaataatattattttttaattataatattttaagaataaattaataaaattttaaaaataattaaaaattacttaatatataataattaatatttatatattaaaaagtttatatttaataaaaattaaatatactataattattaaataaaaaataaaaaagaaaatatataataaaaataattttatattataatataatatatttattaaattttttattataaataatatatcttaaaaaaaatctataaataatatagtaaattagagttattaattaattttaaaatatataaaaaatatataaaaaatatataaaaaatatataaaaaatataataaaaataatatataaatatataaatttttaaagaatataatttaaatataaaataaatataatatttttaaataatttataaatattaatataaataataatatattattaaaaatatataatatataataaataattataaattataaattattaaatttaaaaaaatagatttttatatattttattcttaacttagatatataaggatTCTTAtcctagctttataatattaaagatataattaattaattatttattaactataatatactactaattaatatatattaagcttattactttattaaataatacttatagcttaaaatatatttttattataaatataattactaaaaagctaaatataaaaatctagctattatatataattaatttaagcttataataaatataattataaaatataatatctaattaaataatatttataattttaataaaataggcttttttataaatatagatataaataaaataattattataagcttaaaaaggtatttaaagctaaaattaatatagcttagaaattaaaaataaattataattacttaagtaattaatataaaaaagtaagtaatctaattatatattattaatataagttaatattacctcgctaattaatattaagataataacctcttaggtaattaagtaattataataacttaaagtaattaaattaataataaaattaattttaaataatttaaatattttaattaatatataattaattaattaattaatttttattatctcttaaacattaatagctataaatattattaattaattaaatttaagaaatattatataaaaaattatttagctttatatattattttatttattttatttattttaatttcttaatataaatactttaatatacttaagagggcttataagtaaaaaatataatatttaattagattttttataattaatattttaaagattaatttctttttaatcttttatattatatataaggctattataataaaaagaaatattaaaaaagcttttaaaaaagctaattttatttcttttaacttaaaagttataatcttaaagcttaatatatagctatagactttaatatttactaagaaaataattaagcttttaatttcttaggtcttaaggaccctaaggactatatttaaggctagatcttagtttaaataccttaaaagataaattaaaaagtattaaaatagctccttagagttaattcttaaagttctaaggtctcttaagaaaaaaataaaagtcattatataaaaaattaccttattaattattaaaaataaaaacttataagagataaataaaatacttaattaataataaaaaataaaaaaaacttaattataaaaaaaaacggttataataaaaaaaaataattaaataaataaatattaatatataagtaataattaaattattaagaaataataattaaaaaagattaatataattaggtatttaatattataatatttataataagctaagatataatataaaaacttattaagtaataattaagatatctagggaaaaatataataagtaattttaattaattaaataatttataatatttttattaagatttttatttaaaaagctaGGTATAAGAtagtaggccttaatagctagattaaggtaaaatcATAGATTAAAAGtaggtctctattatatataagactttaacttaccgAGccttctataatagcttagctatagagcttttaggaggtctctatgtatataataactagccagggttatcttaattagttagcGGATTTAATAGCCGccctatatccttataattatttcccCTCTAGAGATCTTAGTTCCTAAGatcttaaagtaaataaaaaagctttaaataactcctttaagtttcttaatctataaataaagccttaataaaagctttttataatattaccttaaatatttaagattaatctttattccccttttattataatataaataattaaaatattttattaatcctttaatattattaattctattaaagccttatttttattttagtttattaatacttattaaataaataatatttattacttaatatattttattttaatttcttttattataataatattttattttctaattaaggtttttttatatattttattttcccttaataatatattagcttcttttttataatatttattcttaatattattagttatatccttagactttattatatctttaataataatattaattttattaattaataagctaataactacttatattttaattatcttatttatatctataaaattatttacttaatatatattattaatattaataatattatttatatttattataattattatacctagagatataatattataagttttcctaattaatttattacctttatattattaacttttagcCTAAATTCCTAataaattccttagtattacttagtaatattagaatttttatatttccttttaagaatattacttaaataatattaattctctagtaaatattagcctaataactttttatattattatttagtattatattattacccttaataattataatattacttaaaataatattaaggactaatatcTTAACCtagctaagaatattaataattaaataataattagctattagcttactaagcttatttcttcttataagctttaatctatttatatctttataaatataagtcttttttccccttaccttatatttcttattaacttaatatataggccTAAGtctatactaataagattaagatctatagtcttattaatactacttaGCCTACCTAtgtctataataatattaacctttattttctctatTACGCGCTAATTTGCCTTTAATCTACTAAGACTATAGCTATCCCTAATAAGGGGagagcttatttcttttattgcGATCTACCTttgctacttattatatatgcccTTGctaatattttagctaatactcttactattatttatactatagcGTATATTAGTGCTTCTCTTATTCCCTATAGTATAAAGtgccttactaataataataataataataataataataataataataataataataataataataataataataataataataataataataataataataataataataataataataataataataataataataataataataataataataataataataataataataataataataataataataataataataataataataataataataatagctctaatagtaatttattatttattcccCTTACTCTTAAGagagtttatattatttatgcttttacttataataaggctaaagCTAAGGGTAAGGGCCTAATAAACCTtaggcctattaataataataagtctaatattaatctttttaacccttaagtagttatttataattatagtttttattctttatagtttatactttatagtttttagtttatatttaataatagcttaataataattatcttttaataattctattaaattatagtttttattatttatttttcttatttaagtcttttttataattaatatttttattctcttataaatattttagctaggtattaactaattattatcttatttcttataacttttctttataaccttataatatttcttaattattacttttatattttctaagtaataatctagctcctaagtattatattttattaactagcccttttatttaataaggtaaaataatactttattaataagcttataatttattatttcttttactttttatttattaggcttagccttaagctctaataaagcatttaatattatagtattatttagctaattattttataatttaaagagtaatatataaaatatattatatatatattaatagatttttaataGCTCTATAGTAtaggcttacttattataccttataaggatttttattttaataaatcttagggctaatttaagatacttaaacttctaattttttataaatactttaatatattattcctaataatatacctatagcttataccttatattataatatttaaattaggattttaaagtataatactaataatcccttattagcttatatatttagctaagtatctctaagcgcttaataataccttagatatttatttttacctctaaagggatatatttaatataccttaggtaatacttatataataccttattaggggagaccttaattatttaatattagctattattatatataaaagtagcctctaagagttatatcgcctaataaataggcttatctcttatatatattcttaggtatttctctaaggtctaatatatttactttatttacttatttatttataggcaataagtaattaataattaataaagtattacctttttttttattaaatctacttagaatttattaataataaatttatttctattacttataatgcctttaagtatactaaagtagttttttatatacttatataataatattattaggccTATAGCCTTATgcttctttataattaaaataaatattatatattttattatataatatataataattaatataatattatagctcttattattactatatatatattttaataagctaattataaagttaagactaatttcttaaaataaatataataaaagtaataataattaaaatttattatataacttatgccttagtatataaataccttaatatattaggtaactcttaatatacttatagatattatttattttatctagctaatagaatttcctttttattaagtctaaggttttttaagtacttatatatcttacccttagattattataatattaataaagtatttttaaccttaaggctttttattttaagataactaattaatctttatattataataatctaagtctattaataatatagcccttatatttactaataatcctatatattttatcttttagctctttatattattaatcttagctttataattctttaattaatactttaagctttttaaaaggtaataaaaaaatactattttgccctttataagttattttataataaggtatagaatatattactttaaaataataatcctagctataagtaattccttaaagacttaattaaagctttttacctcctaagtaatttataatataataatctctttttacttagccttttagtacctaatagtaattatagatataatataataagtattattttttaatatatacttattataagggataaggccctttattattactctaatagtatatatatatataattataacttaagtcTTACccttaaagctaataataatatattaaagctctaataataatatatatataagagctaatttcttaattaatataaggagtatatttttatataatacttctctttttatataatttaattaccttaataagttattaatagagtTCTTActcttaggctaatattagatattaaaactaaaagcaaagagtttataaacctattttattaatttacttctTAGCTTCTTTAGCAATACTTCTATGTAAAGGTATAGGCCTAGTTAGCACGATCAGGgtaatattagagatataaggtaGGTTCAATCTGTTAATTtgactttaacttactaaagCTTTAGTAATACTTTAGCGGGAAAGATCTTATATGGCCTAGgacttatataactatctaAGGATTTCCTAATCTGCTAGTAATATCTAGCTTTAACCTGGATACTCTTATAttctataatacttataagggcttaataattaataaggattaagaaTTTCTCTAAAaggccttataagtaataactttaatatttaaggctattaattatagctaataactcttattaccttatagcttaataatattttatctcttaaagcttttataattaataaataataagttattattaagagtttattaattaagtaaaaatacctaagattactttaattaatatatttattttaaccttaattaattttaataaatctttataataaagaataattataaaataaaagatatattttaggcttttaaaggtattattagcctccttagattaattaaaatctctaattttctttttatttttattactttttagttattttattaaaagacttattattactaagtaatatataataaatttctaataaaaattataaaatcctaagaagacttatatatctctaaagAAGGCTAATAtgaattatttcttaattaagttaatatataagagttgtatttaaatatctttttatataataatatatctaaaaaacttaatactttattaataaaagttatacttaaataactttctataaagctatattttagcgagctattataaaacctcttagaagtagtaagtatatttttccctagtctaaaaatatataaagatattatttatatataagatataatatatattaagtaaattagtaagtaattaataaatatatacttagaaagtaattaatatatttattaatttaaataatataataatatacttaaagtaattatatcttatataaaaagtaatcttttaatagtcttttttattaaccttaatcttataataagtattataaatattactcttaaatatatatttagctctatagagcctatttaataagttattaataaataaaaaggcataataattcttaattattaccttatttaaccctttatagcctatataaagccttagccttttatttttcttaggaataaaaagtattaatatattagccctatttataaagtattatatatacttattttctaggttctttataatatattcttaaagagcctaatattatactttatttataaggtataataaattatatagggGTTCTttacctttaattaagttaatcttatatatagcctttataagtattaatatattttttattacttatttattaaaaaacccttttagttctttaagttttaaagaGAGCTCCTTAGGTATTTCTATAGGTATAcctattttattcttaagtatttattaagtaatttcttttaatataaaaaatattataatatataatatataagccttttttttatttttaataatctcttaaataaaaaatattaaattagtaataataattatattataatattatttattaagaatataattaattattatattttttattttatttataattataataaaataatattatataaattattcttaaattctaacctagctaatacttattatattttttgtaatttactatataaattaataaaaaaaaaggttaattaataagtattccctaagtatattttttctcctttaaaagacttaagcCTAGGggctatataatttcttactAGCTTAAgactaagcttttatataagctttatattaataatattaatctttatattaatatctataaagactttaatttcttctttaattatgccttagagaactaatataaaggctataattacctttctaattaagacttatttttacataaataaagataaaaatttAGGTTTAACCTTTATCCTCTCtaattttctaataagttaagctcttaggctctaactttattaacctttattaatagcctacCTTTACTTCTAAGAGGGGTTTAGTTTATAAGgagattattactattaatatatatcttagcataatatacttaggtcttatagcctagatagctatatttagtatactttagtaataatttattttctttttaatataacgcTAATATAGGCATACttaaactacttatattataataattttattttaatataagatataagagatacttaataaaagaacttCTTTAAAGctttctttatagcttaagctactaaggaaataatacctcttacctagctatttagtattatcttagagttaCTTTTTCTTAGAATAACTATTCTAATTAGTAGTTTAAATCTTAAGGCATTtagtttcttatataatataataagccctttataagagatatttttacctcttaagctctttttttaatttattatataaattataaaagaaataataggctatagccttattatttttttattcttctactaagttcttatagagtatatattaataggcaaaatattatattaataccttattaggcttttagcttataattataagctaatctCTTACTTACCTTTCTTAGagctctaagttaatatattatttctatataaataccttaaattcttcctatataagatcttttactaagcctataatataattatactaattaatctataataagtaaataagtttatttattacttatttaatttattattttaatattatttctatataaaattaattacttatattaattatattaagctaattattaatattaataataatagcctcttaggttaagatcttatagttatatctaactagcttcttatagtttcttagctagttatttactaattaatctataaggtactttaaaatctttaataagaggtttttttatttttctttttatttatttcttttacttttattttttatatttatagctttttcttaacttatttaataaaactaaggctaaaaataaaaataaaaaagaaattgttaaggttaatttttatctttttattaataagatatctctctttatataagatcttattaattataataattctaatatctattattagcttatattaaggaggtttataatatttactttatttgtTAAggataaattattataaagttagcctataagtaataatagattataatatcctttagtctcttagattaattctttaaggtcttctaagttaagaaaatttaataagatatttcttagattTCTCTTAGTAATAGCCCGCAGAGTAGATAATTATCCCGGGGAGtaatagggtttttttaacccttttatcttaatttcgcgctaattatttattaagaagaaatttaagaattataagatagtaggccttaatagctagattagggtaaaattatagattaaaggtaagtctctattatatataagactttaacttactaagccttCTATAGTGGCTTAGCTgtagagcttttaggaggtctctgCGCATGTAATAACTAGCCGGGGTTACCCTGATTAGTCAGCGGATTTAATAGCTGCCCTATATCCTTATACTAggatctttaatatatttatttatttaatatacttattatatatatatattataaatctttttatattaaataattttttttaaaaatcttaaagaattatatataattaaatttataataaaatatttaaaattattttttattataaatctttattagtttattatatttttattaaattttaaaatataaaaagtaaatatataatataattattttattaatctattatttaaattatttattattattatattactttatatttcttaaaataagaattaaaatatcttaattaatatcttaatagttttaatactaaaagccttatacttaaagctagaggtcttaataagcttaaattaataaggtttatttatataattattaataggtttaagaatatactaaagctagctctatttataataaatagcttatatcttaattaattaaagaggttaaaatcccctttatattataactctcctctttaatattaaccttttaattataattcttaattacttaaagaaattaaaattacttttattatccttataagagaaaatttaaatataattaataataattactataacgaattaattaattaataatatattaaagagattataataactttttataaaggcctttaattaaataattaaagtaatataattaataccttttaatataccttttaatataactaagataaccttactaaagaggtctataagctttataaaggcataaaaagcatatataataagctataattaataatattaaataatagccttaagagtattaagataaatatataatataataaattaatattaattaagcttataatctttaattataatatcgtttttttatttaattattttttatttaattataatattaataaaaagtttaattttattaaaaaaaaagatcttattaataaagatattaaattccttaaggacttataagataataagtaatataaggcataggttataatacttataataattataaagaccttttatagtattaaataatagaattaaagaagtcttatagctagctaggatctagctatatagctataggcgtaattatattaagaaataggggttattagcgttataggttttagagggattagttcttagagttagcattagagtttaaatataaaacgAGTTAGTAGcggggcttagcgctagactaaAACTTAGCGGcaaataaaagtctataggtttaattaattaaacctatctagttaaatatataatatatatatcttaacttatataaatatataaataatagtaattttaatagtaattttaataataaatattatttattatatatattatagtatttttaaaatattaatttattaatttttatattatataaaaataaatataaaactttaataattaaaaaaaaaatttaataattaatatttatttaagtattattttaagaataaagttattacttataaataatatattaataaataccctaATAGTATTTTCCTAACCGTAGCAGCATCTTAAGAGCCTTTAAACAATGCCTGGTTTACTGGAGTTATTGGCTCTGCACGAATCTCGCCGTCGCTGCCAATGACTTCGAGTATGTTCTTCATAGCATTCAACTCAAAGTTGATCCGCGTTGTGATGGCAGC is a genomic window containing:
- a CDS encoding Dihydroxyacetone kinase; the encoded protein is MADTSFFTDSQALVQDALQGLCKTSPELVLDLENKIISRSTHDPSKHVTLISGGGAGHEPAHAAFVGQGMLSAAVSGHVFASPSVSQIVEAIHSVGGPAGTILIVKNYTGDIFHFNLAAEKARARWGQRVEVLVVSDDVAVGREQSGKVGRRGLAGTVLVHKILGALSARGKSIDELLAIGSQVTKNLVTCGVSQGHVNIPGTAPQRDPVQLELGMGIHNEPGLYVLNPRPTLDELIDRMLELLTGMDDRDRAYVDFGGQTPVLLLNNLGGTSQLEMSAILHHLLESLDKQNLPVIRVLSGTFMTSLDASGFSITLLKATPEMLDAIDDVTTAVGWPRSIATPRAIVGNRVIKSKRETSEPSFSNAGPKVDPYSFTAAITASCQSLLAAEPRITQSDKVVGDGDCGTTLSRGANAVLKSLLESPVMPFTSASAAVMRVALALESSIDGTSGALYELFVNALATALQTMPEETTTLETWARAAGIALTRLQSMTPARVGDRTIMDALIPYVEALAKGDVDQAVEAARKGCESTRGMKACLGRAVYVAGENWDKVADPGAEGVVAIVEGLSRSKGATELA